The Impatiens glandulifera chromosome 3, dImpGla2.1, whole genome shotgun sequence genome contains a region encoding:
- the LOC124931206 gene encoding trimethyltridecatetraene synthase-like yields MESLHWIACLFTAVLLLISTQLRRRKTLALPPGPKPWPIIGNLNLIGTLPHRSIHELTLKYGPIMQLRFGSFPVVVGSSVEMAKVFLKTMDVTFVGRPNLAAGKYTTYNYSDITWSPYGPYWRQARKMCLMELFSAKRLDSFEFIRVEELNSLLKNMFNSAGTSISLKDHLTTLSLNIISRMVLGKRYLDQDENSVVSPEEYMKMLDELFLLNGVFTIGDSIPWLAFLDLEGYVKRMKILAKKFDKFLEYVLDEHITRRSIDHDKFVAKDMVDVLLQLADDPNLEVKLERHGVKAFTQDLLAGGTESSAVTVEWAMSEMLKKPETFQKAQEELDRVIGSNRWVQEKDMPNLPYIEAIAKETMRMHPVAPMLVPRESREDCKVAGYDIPRGTRVLVSVWSIGRNPTLWDEPNQFNPDRFIGKAIDVKGHDFELLPFGSGRRMCPGYSLGLKVIQTSLANLLHGYKWSLPNGMSPEDLNMDEIFGLSTPKKIPLVTVAEPRLPHNLYK; encoded by the exons ATGGAATCCCTTCACTGGATTGCTTGTCTCTTTACGGCGGTGCTCCTCCTCATCTCCACCCAACTCCGTCGCCGGAAAACCCTTGCATTGCCGCCTGGTCCTAAACCCTGGCCCATAATCGGAAACCTTAACCTAATTGGCACCCTTCCCCACCGATCCATCCACGAACTCACACTTAAGTATGGACCGATTATGCAGCTAAGGTTCGGTTCTTTCCCTGTCGTGGTTGGCTCCTCCGTCGAGATGGCTAAGGTTTTCTTAAAGACCATGGATGTTACGTTTGTTGGTCGCCCAAACTTGGCTGCCGGAAAGTACACCACTTACAACTACTCCGACATCACGTGGTCACCCTACGGGCCATACTGGAGGCAGGCCCGTAAGATGTGCCTCATGGAACTCTTTAGCGCAAAACGGTTGGACTCGTTCGAGTTTATCCGAGTCGAGGAATTGAACTCGCTTcttaaaaacatgtttaattCGGCTGGAACATCTATTTCGCTGAAAGATCATTTGACTACTTTGAGTCTTAATATCATTAGTAGAATGGTTCTTGGAAAGAG GTACTTAGATCAGGACGAGAATTCAGTGGTATCGCCTGAAGAATACATGAAGATGTTAGATGAATTGTTCTTGCTAAACGGAGTGTTCACAATTGGCGATTCAATTCCTTGGTTGGCCTTCTTGGACTTGGAGGGATATGTGAAGAGGATGAAAATCTTGGCGAAAAAGTTTGACAAATTCCTTGAGTACGTTCTTGACGAGCACATCACCAGGAGGTCTATCGATCATGACAAATTTGTGGCCAAAGATATGGTGGATGTGTTGCTACAACTAGCCGATGACCCGAATCTCGAGGTCAAGCTCGAAAGACACGGTGTCAAGGCTTTTACTCAG GATCTCTTAGCGGGTGGAACCGAGAGTTCAGCTGTGACAGTTGAATGGGCAATGTCAGAGATGTTGAAGAAGCCGGAGACCTTCCAGAAGGCACAAGAGGAGTTGGATCGCGTCATTGGCTCCAACCGATGGGTCCAAGAGAAGGATATGCCAAATCTCCCTTACATCGAGGCTATAGCAAAAGAAACGATGCGGATGCACCCAGTGGCTCCGATGCTCGTGCCTAGGGAGTCAAGGGAGGATTGCAAGGTGGCAGGCTACGACATTCCTCGAGGAACTCGAGTCCTAGTGAGCGTGTGGAGCATTGGGCGAAATCCGACACTGTGGGATGAACCAAACCAGTTTAACCCAGATAGGTTCATTGGGAAGGCAATCGACGTGAAAGGACACGATTTTGAGCTTCTTCCGTTCGGGTCTGGTAGAAGAATGTGCCCCGGCTATAGTTTAGGACTAAAGGTGATCCAGACTAGCCTGGCTAACCTCTTGCATGGGTATAAGTGGAGTTTGCCTAATGGGATGAGCCCAGAGGACTTGAATATGGACGAGATTTTTGGCCTTTCCACTCCAAAGAAAATCCCGTTGGTGACTGTTGCTGAGCCTAGGCTTCCACacaatttatacaaataa